The region TTTCGTAAAAGTTAAGAGAAAGAAGAGATTACTTGACGCTGTCACGGGGTTGATAGAAACTACTGTCAACTTTTCGTGACACTTTATATTAGGATAGAAACGAAGTGCGTCTTGAAGTCATTTGTGAAGACAGGCTCGGCTTAACGCGCGAGCTGCTAGATATTCTTGCCTCAAGAAACATCGATTTGCGTGGTATCGAAATCGATGTGATTGGGATTATTTACCTCAACTGTCCTGATATCGATTTTGAAACATTCAGTGAACTGATGGGGGAAATCCGCCGAATCTCGGGCGTGAAAGACGTGCGTAAAATTCAGTTTATGCCGATGGAACGTCATAACACCGAGCTGATTTCTCTCCTCGATAACCTCCCTGATTCGGTGCTGGCGATTAACCTCAAAGGCGCGGTTGATATGGCAAACCAAAGTGCGTTGAGTCTCTTTAATCAAAGCTCAGCACAGATGATTGGCCAACAAATCTCGACCTTAGTTCCTTCATTTAACTTTGCCCGTTGGATGGAAGGGAGCAAGGCTCGCTCTCGCGATCAAATTGTTCTTGATGGGTTAGATTACACCCTCGAAGTGATGCCAGTTTACATCACTGGCGAATCGAAAGAATCGACTCTAGCCAGTGCAATGATGATCATTCGCGCACTCAAACCTTCAACGTATCCGCTTGATGATGTGCCACTGCATTCCAACTTAGGTTTTGAACACTTTGTTGGTGTATCGAACCGCCACAAGGCGCTGATTAACCAAGCGAAGAAGCTATCCACTCTTGACCAACCGTTACTGATCGAAGGGGAAACGGGAACTGGTAAAGAGATGCTGGCGCGTGCTTGTCATAACCGTTCTGATCGCAGCGACCACCCATTTTTGGTGCTTAATTGCGCAGCGATTCCTGATGACGTAGCGGAAACCGAACTGTTTGGTCATGCTCCAGGATCGTTTAATCACGAAGTGGGCAATAAAGGCATCTTTGAACAAGCCAATGGCGGCACGGTCTTTTTGGATGAAATAGGTGAAATGAGTCCGCATTTGCAAATCAAGCTCCTGCGCTTTTTGCAAGATGGTACGTTTCGTCGCGTGGGTGAAGAGCATGAAATGCACGTTGATGTTCGTGTGATTGCTTCGACACGTCACCAGCTGTCTGCTTTGGCGGAATCGGGTAAGTTTCGTGAAGACCTCTACTATCGCTTAAACGTCTTAACGCTGCGTATTCCGCCACTGCGTGAACGTCCAAGCGATATTCAACCATTGCTTGAACTATTTGTGGCTAAACATAGCCATAAATTGGGCATGCCTCGTCCAACTTTGGCAGAGGATTTACTCGATCAATTGGTGCAATACCAATGGCCGGGTAATATGCGCCAACTGGATAATATGGTGCTGCGTGCGTTAACTGAAGTTCAAGATGAACCACTGAGCGTTAGTCATTTCCATCTACCACAAACGGAACAGATGAGCAGTGGCAACGCCAGCATTAAATTGGACGGCACGTTGGATGACATTATGAAAGAGTACGAATACCAAGTGTTGGATCGACTCTATCAATCTTTCCCATCGAGTCGAAAATTGGCGAAACGCCTTGATGTATCGCATACCTCAATCGCCAATAAACTGCGAGAATACGGAATCAGGAAACGCTGATGGAGACAATAAGTACGTCTAGCCAAGTGTATGAATGTGATGGTGAGATTGTTTTGCGCACTGCTGATATTGCGGACGCAGAACTTATTTGTAACTACTTTATCGACAACCGCACCTTTTTAACTCCTTGGGAGCCGGCGCGCGATGAACAGTTTTATACTCACTATGGTTGGTATCAACGCCTAACCAAATTGCGCGAATTACACCGAATGGGGATGGGGTACTATTTGCTCATTACTGAAGCGGAATCGGGGAAAATGTTAGGCACCATTTCATTTAGTAATTTGGTGCGTTTCCCTATGTATTCTTGCACCGTTGGCTATTCACTGGCCGAGTCGGCACAAGGAAACGGAACCATGAGTCGCGCGCTTAAAATGGCGTGTGATTACATGTTTCGAATTCATAATATGCATCGTATTCGCGCTTGTTACATGCCGCATAACTCACGCAGTGAAGCGGTATTGATGCGCTTAGGCTTTAATTATGAAGGGATGGCTAAGGCGTATCTTTTGATCAACGGGGAATGGGCTGACCATAAAATGGTGGCACTGATTAACCCCGATTGGCGAGGTTAACCATTTGGATTCAAGCTTAGCACAGCAATTGGCACTGGTACTGGAACTTGACCAGTTAAAGCGCGTTGAACGTCGGACTAAGGTTGCCAGTGCTGGTAATCGTCAAGAGAACAGTGCGGAGCATTCCTGGCATGTCGCGACCATGGCACTGCTTATGGAGCAGCATGCGAATCAGCCCGTTGCGATTGATAAAGTGATTAAGATGTTGCTGCTGCACGATATCGTTGAAATTGATGCCGGTGACACTTTTCTTTATGATGCGGCGGCGAGTTTAGAGCAAGAAGCGAAAGAGCGGGTTGCAGCGCAGCGCCTTTTTGGCCTATTGCCAAAAGAGCAGGGCGATGCGTTACTTCAATTGTGGCAAGAGTTTGAGTCTGCTGAAACCGCCGAAGCTCGCTTTGCTAAAGCACTCGATCGTTTTATTCCGATGATGCTGAATTTTCATAATCAGGGTCAAAGTTGGATAGAAAACGGTGTGACCAAGGAACAGGTACTCACTATGAATCGTCGGATTGCTGACGGTTCAACTGCGTTGTGGACCCAAGCGCAACAGATGATAGATCAAGCTGCCGACAACGGCTGGCTTAAAGTTTAGAGAACATTGCATGTCGTATTTGCCTTTGGATCAATACCAAAGAAAGTGGATTTTCACTCATCAATCTATGCCCGTTCCTGCAGAGGATTTGGAGCAAATTAAACCTATGTCTGCGCAGCGTGCTGCTCAGTTTTGGAAAGATAATATCAGTGCGCAAAGCCCTGATTCAGAACGTCTAAGCTCAACGGACTGGCCACGTAAAAAAGAGTGCTGGCGCGATGAGATCGATTGGATGGCTGAATGGGAAAGTGATGAACCGGATATGCCATCTGCCGTGCTAGCGCATCTTGATTGGCAAGATGATGTTACTGTGTACTTCTGTTATGAGAAATACAACATCATCGAAACCAAATGGCAAATCTTTAAACGTCATTGGAAGAACTTCTTGTTCTATGATGATGGCCCAATTTTGCTCGCCCGTCGCCGCAAAGAAACCTTATGGTTTCACTCTGACGGTAAAGTGAAATTAGGTACGCACGAATAGCTCGTTCGGCTATTACGGTGTGACTCGTTGAGTCAATGCCAATTGAACTGTCGTCAAAAAGACCAATAGCAAGACAAAGAAAAAGCCAATCCCTCGGGATTGGCTTTTTGTCTATCACGTAAGCCAATGATCATCGGTTTGGTCATTGGCTGTTAACGAGAACTTGGCAACTTAGAGCGTGCCGTAGCGTGAGATTACGCTGCGTCGTAGACTTCTTGGTCCAGTTCACCTTCGCTTTTCGCAACGAGAACCGCAACCATCATGTCGCCACAAATGTTCACTGTGGTGCGCGCCATATCGAGAATACGGTCGATACCAGCAACGATAGCAAGACCTTCAATTGGAAGACCAACGGTGCTCAATACCAAAGAGAGCATGATCAAACCTGCGCCTGGAACACCTGCCGTACCAATCGATGCCAAAGTGGCCGTCAAGATGATAGTGAGGTAATCGGCTGTTGAAAGATCAATACCAAATGCCTGTGCGATAAATAGTGCACACACACCTTGGTAAAGCGCTGTACCGTCCATGTTGATGGTCGCACCCAGTGGCAATACAAAACCAGAGACACCTTCAGAAACCCCCATCTCTTGACGTGAAGCCTTGATGGTCGCTGGCAATGTACCCGAGCTACTTGACGTAGTGAATGCAACCGCAGCTGGGTTGGTAATGCCTTTTAGGTAACGCATTGGATTTAGGCGACCCAACACAGTCAACGTACCTGAGTAGAACACAACGATGTGAATGAGCGCACCGATGTAAACAGCGCCAATCACTTTGATAAGCGGTAGTAGTACGTCTAGACCGTAAGTTCCGGCAACCCAAGCCATCAAACCAAAGATACCGTAAGGAGCAAATGCCATCACGATCTCAGTCAGTTTGTACATGGCTTCTGCTAGGCTGTTAAACACTTTCACTGCTGGCGCTGCTTTTTCTTCGCCGATAAGTACCAGTGAAACACCTAAACCAATCGCAAACACAATGATTTGCAGAATGTTACCTGCTGCCAGTGCTTGAATTGGGTTTTGCGGAATCATGCTAAGTAGAGTTTGAATCAAAGCGGGAGCATCTTTCGCATCAGTTGCGTGCGATGAGGTCATATTAAGACCCGCGCCCGGTTGAATAATGGCTGACAAAGCAAGACCGATAGCGATAGCGACTGCTGTAGTGACCATGTAAAGAATCAGAGCTTTACCACCGATACGACCCATCTTGCGGGTGTCTTTCATTGAGGTGATACCCACAACCAGTGAGCAGAACACCAAAG is a window of Vibrio porteresiae DSM 19223 DNA encoding:
- a CDS encoding GNAT family N-acetyltransferase, translated to METISTSSQVYECDGEIVLRTADIADAELICNYFIDNRTFLTPWEPARDEQFYTHYGWYQRLTKLRELHRMGMGYYLLITEAESGKMLGTISFSNLVRFPMYSCTVGYSLAESAQGNGTMSRALKMACDYMFRIHNMHRIRACYMPHNSRSEAVLMRLGFNYEGMAKAYLLINGEWADHKMVALINPDWRG
- the tyrR gene encoding transcriptional regulator TyrR is translated as MRLEVICEDRLGLTRELLDILASRNIDLRGIEIDVIGIIYLNCPDIDFETFSELMGEIRRISGVKDVRKIQFMPMERHNTELISLLDNLPDSVLAINLKGAVDMANQSALSLFNQSSAQMIGQQISTLVPSFNFARWMEGSKARSRDQIVLDGLDYTLEVMPVYITGESKESTLASAMMIIRALKPSTYPLDDVPLHSNLGFEHFVGVSNRHKALINQAKKLSTLDQPLLIEGETGTGKEMLARACHNRSDRSDHPFLVLNCAAIPDDVAETELFGHAPGSFNHEVGNKGIFEQANGGTVFLDEIGEMSPHLQIKLLRFLQDGTFRRVGEEHEMHVDVRVIASTRHQLSALAESGKFREDLYYRLNVLTLRIPPLRERPSDIQPLLELFVAKHSHKLGMPRPTLAEDLLDQLVQYQWPGNMRQLDNMVLRALTEVQDEPLSVSHFHLPQTEQMSSGNASIKLDGTLDDIMKEYEYQVLDRLYQSFPSSRKLAKRLDVSHTSIANKLREYGIRKR
- a CDS encoding HD domain-containing protein — translated: MDSSLAQQLALVLELDQLKRVERRTKVASAGNRQENSAEHSWHVATMALLMEQHANQPVAIDKVIKMLLLHDIVEIDAGDTFLYDAAASLEQEAKERVAAQRLFGLLPKEQGDALLQLWQEFESAETAEARFAKALDRFIPMMLNFHNQGQSWIENGVTKEQVLTMNRRIADGSTALWTQAQQMIDQAADNGWLKV
- a CDS encoding dicarboxylate/amino acid:cation symporter, which gives rise to MDNTPSSIKRGPWARLALWKKILVGMVLGVIVGALMGPDAALLKPIGTLFINAIKMLIVPLVFCSLVVGITSMKDTRKMGRIGGKALILYMVTTAVAIAIGLALSAIIQPGAGLNMTSSHATDAKDAPALIQTLLSMIPQNPIQALAAGNILQIIVFAIGLGVSLVLIGEEKAAPAVKVFNSLAEAMYKLTEIVMAFAPYGIFGLMAWVAGTYGLDVLLPLIKVIGAVYIGALIHIVVFYSGTLTVLGRLNPMRYLKGITNPAAVAFTTSSSSGTLPATIKASRQEMGVSEGVSGFVLPLGATINMDGTALYQGVCALFIAQAFGIDLSTADYLTIILTATLASIGTAGVPGAGLIMLSLVLSTVGLPIEGLAIVAGIDRILDMARTTVNICGDMMVAVLVAKSEGELDQEVYDAA
- a CDS encoding DUF2947 domain-containing protein is translated as MSYLPLDQYQRKWIFTHQSMPVPAEDLEQIKPMSAQRAAQFWKDNISAQSPDSERLSSTDWPRKKECWRDEIDWMAEWESDEPDMPSAVLAHLDWQDDVTVYFCYEKYNIIETKWQIFKRHWKNFLFYDDGPILLARRRKETLWFHSDGKVKLGTHE